AAAAAGTATTTACTCCAACTGACTCTGCCGCTACTTCGTCTTCACGAATAGCAATCGTCGCACGACCGATACTACTACGAGTATAATTAGCAACTAAAATAATACAGATAAGTGCTAAAGCAAAAGCCGTTTGCCAATCCGCAAAAAATGGAATACCGCTCAGCCCTGCGGCGCCGTTTGTAAGTTCAGTCATATTAAGAATCAAGATACGAATAATCTCAGAAAAGCCTAAGGTAGCTACAGCTAAGTAATCTCCTTTTAAACGTAAGGTAGGTATACCTACAATTAAAGCAACGATACCAGCAAATAAACTTCCTACAACTAAACTGATTAAAAAGGCTCCCATGCTTTGATTTTCTATCGTTAAAATTCCGGTAGCGTAGGCGCCGATCGCCATAAATCCAGCATGACCTAACGATAGTTGTCCAGAATAGCCTACAATCAAGTTCAATCCGATAGCTAAGATCATATTTATTAATATATTGACCAAGGTAATCTCATAATAAGGATCAATAATGCCAAAATAAACAAGAGAATCAATCGCAAAAAATCCTAGTAAAGTGATAATAAGCCAGCTGATATTCAGTTTGCTAAATAATTTCATACTTTTCCACCTACACTTTCTCTTTATTCGATTTACCCAAAAGCCCAGATGGACGAATAAGTAGAATTAAAATCAAAATAAGGTAAACAACCGCATCACGTATCATGGAGTTCCCGTAGGCAGAAATCATTACTTCAATAATACCAATAAGTAAACCTCCGACCATCGCTCCAGGAATAACACCAATTCCGCCAAAAACAGCAGCAACGAAAGCTTTTAGTCCTGGAGTTGCTCCCATCATTGGATCAATGGTATTGTAATACATTCCAACTAACAAACCGCCCGCTCCAGCTAAAGCAGAACCTAGTAAGAAAGTAAAACTAATAATTGTATTTGGATTAATGCCCATCAATTCGGCGGCTTTAGCGTCGATACTTACCGCACGCATGGCTTTTCCCATTTTCGTTTTTTGGACAATTAACTGCAGCAAAACCATAAGAACAAGAGAAGTCCCTAATAGCCAGATCTCCATTTGGTTAATACTAATATTTCCCAAAGTATAGGTTTTGTTTTGAACAATTTGCGGAAAAGACCTTGCTTCTGGCCCCACAACATAGATCATAATATTTTGTAGTAAATAAGACATTGCAATCGCTGTAATAAGTGCGGTAATACGCGGTGAGTTTCTTAATGGCTTGTAAGCAACTTTTTCAATGACTACACCTAAAAACGCTGTAACAAACATCGTTAATGCTAGTGTCACAAATATGTTCAATTTTAAATTTAAAAACATAAAATAACTTACGAATGCCCCGATCATATAAATATCTCCGTGGGCAAAATTAATTAATTTTATGATCCCATAAACCATCGTGTACCCTAATGCAATCAAAGCATACACGCTGCCTACGGAAAGGCCATTGATTAATTGCTGGATAAAAGCTTCCATTTTGTTTCTCCTTCCAGTTTCGTAATGATGTAAAAATACTATATATCTTGTTTAATTAAAGGAGAGCATTTATACAAAGAGTAGAAATAACAAAGAAATATAAACTGACTCTTCTGAATTTTCAGCTAATTTTGCATAAAATCATTCAGTAAACTGTTTATTTATTTACTATAAGTTACCCCTTCTCTTTTGTAACTTTAAAGGAATGCTCTCCTTACATACTAGAGAATAATAGCAAGTAACAATTTACTCTATGTCCGGTTCAACTTCGCTAGTGCCTACTTCTTCCCCTTCTTGAACTTCTATGATACTAACTGTTTTAATAGGGTCATGCATTTCATCAAAAGAAAAAGTTCCCGTAATACCAGCAAAATCTTCAATATTTTCAAGACCAGCATTGATATCAGCTGAATTCGTCGAACCTGTTTCTTCAATCGCTTGTTTCACTAGATAAACTGTGTCATAAGCCAGCCCTGCAAACATATCCGGATCCGTATCGAAGTTCTCACGGTAATTAGAAACAAAATCTTGCGTATCAGGATCATCACTAGTTAGGACAAAGTGTGACGTATGATAAATATTATCCATATTTTCTTCGGATGCTAGATCATAGATAACATCATTACCGAAACCGTCTGGCCCTAAAATTGGTTCATCTATCCCCATTTCACGCGCTTGGTTAATAATAGGTCCACCTTCTTCATAGTAACCTGGAACAAAAATCACATCGAAATCCGTTTGTTCAATATTTGTCAATTCTGCGTTAAAGTCATTTTGGCCTTCAGAAAAGTTCTCAACGGAAACAATTTCGCCATCAAAAGCTTCAGTAAATTCCTCTGTCAAACCAGTAGCATAATCACTTGAATTATCCCCCAGAATGACTGCTTTACTAGCATCCAAATCATCGTTAGCAAAAGTGGCTAGCGCGCCTCCTTGAAAAGAGTTGGTAAATCCTGTTCGATAAGCATAAGGATGCACACCACCATCTTCATCTGTTAATACATCATCATCAGTTGCACTTGGAGAAATAAGTGGTACTTGTGCTTCATCTGCGTTTGGAATAGCCGCTTGCATGGGCCCAGTCAAGGCTGGCCCAATCATTGCCACAGCGTTATCACGAGTAGACAAACGTGTCGCAACACTAGAAGCTTCTGCTTCATCAGATTGTGTATCATATTCTTCGATATTGATTTCTTGCCCGTCAATTCCTCCATCTTCATTAATTTCATCTGCAGCCATTTGAACTGCATTTGCTTGCGTGTTCCCATATGCTGAGGCTGAGCCAGTTAATTCAAACATCGAACCAATATTAATCGCCTCATCCTCTTCCGCGCTATTTCCTTCTTCTCCTCCACGTCCACTAGAACACGCTGTAATAAATAGTGTAGAAAAACTCATAACCCCAAAAAACCATTTTTTCATTTTCATAACCTTTTCCTCCCGGATATATTTTATTAAACGATCAAAGATTAAAGTTATTAGTATAATTATAGCCAAAAAAAGGCGGCAACCCGTTTCATGGGCTGCCGCCTTAGTTAAGAGCCCAATCCACGAGAAATAGGACTCTACTAATATAGGTAGAATCCTGGCTACTTAACTAATAATAATAATTCTTGATGTGACAAAGGTGTAGAAACAACATGAGTGATATTATCTTGTTGAGTTATTGCATTTATCATTGTTTCTACCACCTTTCGTTTAATTGAAATTATAATAACAAATTAAATAAATAACTTCAATACTTATTTTCATTTAATTCAGACTATTTTCTATTTTCTAACAATATTCGTATTCCTATTAATAAAATTTAGTTATTGCGGTAGTTTTATTCTATTAATCAATCGCTGTGACTCGGATTTCTACTCTCATTCTTGAATGACCTAACGCAGTCACGCCCACATTTGTCCAAACAGGTTTATGATGAGGCATATATTCTCTAAATAAGGCACCCATCGTTTCATTCATTTCGTCTTGATGCCCAGCAAGGCCTACATGATAAGAATTTACATGAACTACATGTTCCCAACTAGAATCCATTTCAGCTAGTACACTGGCTATATTTTCAAATGCTTGTCTAATTTCAGCTCTTAAGTCATCCGGGAAGTTAAAGTCGCTATCCCATCCACCTTGACCCGCAATTTCTACACGATCATCCATACGTACTGCTTGGGCGTAATCATCCTCTGGTTGTTGGTTCGTAAATTTTACATCTGTCATTTTTTACAATCTCCTTTCGCACTATAAAAATGAGAAAACGCAAACACGCCATTTCTTATATTTTAACATTGATACTAAATCCTACAAAGGAACTCTCTCATCTACCCAATAATCACAGTTTCTTCTGGGTATTTAAATTTCGCTTCTCTTTGATTGGCACGTACAATAAGAGAGAAAAAGACTGTCATAACTCCTACTCTGCCTATAAACATCAACAATAAAATAATTACTTTTCCGATGAAAGTTAAATCTGGCGTCAGTCCCATCGTAAGCCCTACAGTTCCAATCGCTGAAATGACTTCAAATACGATATATTCTAAACCTAGTCCATTAACATCTGGGACCACTTCAGTAACAGAAAGAATCATCGTACTTAAAATAACAGTAGACAAAAATAAGAAAAACAAGATAAAAGCACGAGTCACAGTCCCTTCTTTAATCATCCGGCCTCTAAATTCAGCCTGACTACGTCCTTTAAACGTACTATGAATTTTAATTAGCAGTACACCAAAAGTTGTTGTCTTAAGTCCTCCAGCTGTTGAACCAGAAGTACCACCAATAAACATCAAGATCATGGTCATCATAAGACCGGCATGTGTCATTGAAAAGTAATCCGTTGAATAAAATCCAGCAGTACGCGGGGTAACAGCCATAAAAATCGTATTAAAAATGCGCTTATCAAAGGTACCTGTACTAAACTCAAGATTATTATATTCTGTGATAAAAAAACTTAATGTTCCTATTATTAATAATGAAGCCGTCATCCATAAAGCAATTTTACTATGCAAACTCAAATGTTGCTTTCTTTTAAATCTTAATAACAGGAGATCACTCCAAACAAAAAATCCAAGTCCTCCGGCAATAATTAAACAACCGATGACCGTTAACACCCAAGGGTCATTTTGAAAACCTATAAGACTATTCCCAAACAAATCAAAACCGGCGTTACAGAAACTTGAAACAGCATGAAAGAGACTATACCATAGCCCCTTTTTCCAACCAAACAAAGGAACAAAACGTATAGCTAATAAAATAACTCCTAAGGTTTGTATGGCAGTTGCGATTTTTATTATATTTAGTATGGATCGTACTTCTCCTGACAAGCGATCAGAATTTATTGACTCTTGCAAAACCATGCGCGTGCTTAAGCTAATTTTTCTTTTGGAAAGGACAAAAAAGAACACCGGAATCGACATAAAACCAAGCCCACCAATTTCAATTAACAATAAGATGACTGCTTGGCCAAAAAATGTCCAATGCTCACTAGTTGTTAGCGTTGTTAGACCAGTAACACAAACAGCTGAAGTCGCTGTAAAAAGTGAATCTATGAAAGGCGTAATTTCACCACCTCTAGACGAAATGGGGAGCATTAAAACTCCAGCTCCACTTAAAATCAAACTCGCAAACCCTAAAGAAATTGTTTGAAAAATAGTTAGGTGAGTCTTTTTCATTTTTCTTGTTCCTCTCTACCCCTATAAAATAAACTTATTATAATGAATTACCTTCCAAGTTTCAACTATTCTTTTTGAGAACTACTGTTGACCAATCGTATTTGTTATTTTTCCAAATTCAAAGTATCATTAAAAAAGGTAGAAACGTTTGTTAATAACATTTCTACCTTTTTTGTTCTCATAATCTGTTACAAAGACCAAATTATGGACATTTTTTATGTTTATAAATAGATTTACTCGTTTGGATGATTCCCCAAAAAAGCAGCAAAGGGAATACAACTAGAACCAAAAAATTGCCATCTTCTTCCCAATGAACAAAATATAAGCAAATACGAAAAACTATTAAAGTAGCAATGGCGAGAGTAAGTGAGTTAGTTAATAAACCTTTCAAAGATGTCGCCCCCATATTGTTAACTAGTATAATGGATTATAACACTATGGTAAAGCACTTAAACAATAAAAAAGTGCTAAACTAATTTATCAAAATTAATCCGCACTTTTTAAAATAATCAATATATATCGGCAACGCATGTTAAAGTTATTTAGTAACAATTTCTGTTTCGAACGCTGGTGTATTTACAATCGTGTCATGAACTGGGCAGGTATGATTAACAAAATCGATGAAATCTTTAATCTCTTCTTCTGTATTATCAGCTTCAACGTAAAAAGTCGTCTTGATTTTTGAAAACCCCTTTTTAGCGTTCGGATTTTTCCCCATATAACCATCCGGATCTAGCTCACCTTCTAAATCAACTTTAAATGATTTCAGGTTGATCTTTTTAGCTCTTGCAAAAGTCTTTGCCACAATTGTTAAACATGCTCCTAAAGAATTTAACATTGCTTCTACTGGGTTCATCCCTTCATTAGTACCGCCACTGGACTTAGGTTCATCTAAAGTGATTTCAAAACCTCTGGATTTACAGGATACTCTCACGCCGCTTTCCAACGTTACTTCTGCTTTTGTTGTTTCAATCGCCATTTTGTTTCCCTCCATATTTTTATTTTAATAAAAAAATATCGCTATGAATACGGTACCAATCTTTTTGCTTAAAGTAAACAATTTTATAAGTTGCATTAGGTGCAGGCTGTTTTGGTGTTTGAGATAAATATTCTCCACTTAAAAATGATCGTTACTTTTCACTTTTTCATTTTTGCTCTTATAACTTTCGCTACGTGTGTTTTTAAATTTTCGAAATCATCTGTTTCACAAGTAGCTATAGTGATAACTAATTGAACCTTTTCCTCCAATTCCAATTGAATTTCATATTCATTGAAACATTTGTTTTAGATATATCTTCCACCGTTAAATAATATATGTTCATTTCGTTACTAAAGACTTATATAGCTTATCATGCTTTTGCACAGATTTAGCCATAGCCATTTCTAATCCTTTTTGATGTTCATCTTTTTCTTCTTTCTTAACAATAATCTCTTTTAATTTATCTTCATCAACATAGACTGTATCAGTTTCCTTTACTCCAATACTTTCTAATAAATCTTTGGATAAAGCAACTACAACTGAATTTCCAACTTTTCTTAACTTTCTTTCTTGAATTATCATTTGCTGTACCACCTTTTGTATACCTTGATAGTCCCGACTTATAGTTCCTGCCACTCGATATTATTGACATCAATAAATTCGCTAGGCCCTTGCTCTCGTTCCCGAATTTGATTTAAGACACCGGTTTCTTCTAAATACAAAGTTTCTTGGATCGAACGCCAATATTCTAAACTGACCAGGACAGCATTATTTTCATTTTGTTCGTCTATAATTTCGACTGCTCTATGGTCCTCGTTAACTTCCTTTAATAAACGGTAAAAATTTTTACGCGCTAAGCTAGGATTCATTGATTTTTGCCCCATGGGTAGCCACCTCCATTTTCTACTAATAAAAAGCTTTTGAACCTATAAATAATTATAAAACGCTTATTTACAAACTTTAGTGCTATTTAAATTTGTTTCAATAAAATCTAAAGTAATTAATGATAAATTCTTGAGCCAATCTATCTTCGTCATCAATAAATTCACCCTTTTTTACATCAGCAAAGTAATCCTCGACTTTAGGAATAAGTGAAATTGTTCCATCTTTTTCTTGCATGATATAAAATTCTTGTCCTTCAGACACATTAAATTTTTTTGCCAATGTGATCATGACGCCATTCCCTTGCTTTTTGGCTTCACTTTATCCATATGCCACACTCCCAGTAATTAATATTATTAATAACTTTCACTGATTATTATGTGTCAAAATTCCCAAATTAGCAACCTAGGAGGATATTTCTTATGGAACGGAGAGAAAGCTTAGAAAACCATTTCGACCTATGTCCTGAATTTATTTTCAGGACATAGATCGTTGGTAGCTATGTACTGAAATCAGTTTCAGGACATAGATCAGGCCTTTTTCAGGCTAAATTCAAGCTTTTAGAACATAGATTCGCTAAAGTTATGACCTGAATTCGATTTCAGGACATAACTCTTGAGGACCTATGTTCTGAGTTTATTTTCAGGACATAGGTCTAATAACTTTGGCATAAATTAAATGAATTTCTCCCCCTTCTTGCAGTAAGTTTATGAGCTTTAAAGTGCTTTTTACAATTATAATATGATATATAAAATCGGTAAAAAACTTATTCCAATTTTGTACCCAAAAAAAGAGAATAACTGCATACAATTTTATTTTAAGGAAAAGACAATTTTTATTCCTGGATATTTATATAAATATTTAGACTTACTAAAATTGACATATCTACTGTTTCCTTCAAAAAAAGCTGTCAGAATGCGCGACGTACGAAGTGAAAGTCACGTATTCTGACAGCTTTGATTGGCGTAACGTAAACCGCGCTAATCATCTATCCACTCCCTCTAACAGGGGTAGAAAAAGCACGGCATACTGAAAACAAGGAGATGTCAACTTTTTTCGAGCAGTTGGCATCCATTACAATTGAACGAAATGTGTTTTTACATATACAACATTCAATAGGTTAATGAACCACGATTTACTTTTCTGTATTCAATTTCTCCTGCTTCAAAAAAGGTGGTCAATAGATCCATAAACTTATTCTCCGATGCTAAACGGCTACAGACAAATAGATCGATTGCTGCATAATTTTCTTCTGGCCAAGTGTGAACAGTAAAGTGTGATTCCGCAAGAACTACAACGCCACTTACTCCTAAAGGTTTAAACTGATGAAAATCAGAACTGACTTTTGTCAATTGGCACTGTTCAACAATATTTAGCATTATTCTTTCTACAGTAGAAACGGATCCTATATTATTATTAAAACAATTTTTTAGTTCTACTAAATAATGACTTCCCAACACTTTTTCCTCAGTAGCTTCTAGATTATTGCGAGATAAATGTAAGAA
This region of Tetragenococcus osmophilus genomic DNA includes:
- a CDS encoding branched-chain amino acid ABC transporter permease; translation: MKLFSKLNISWLIITLLGFFAIDSLVYFGIIDPYYEITLVNILINMILAIGLNLIVGYSGQLSLGHAGFMAIGAYATGILTIENQSMGAFLISLVVGSLFAGIVALIVGIPTLRLKGDYLAVATLGFSEIIRILILNMTELTNGAAGLSGIPFFADWQTAFALALICIILVANYTRSSIGRATIAIREDEVAAESVGVNTFYYKLIAFIIGAVTASVAGSIHASYFGVINPSQFTFDKSIDVLIMVVFGGIGSLTGSVVAAVALGILNMYLQPFGALRVIIYSLVLILIMIFKPTGLFGTKEISLAKIFHKNSKPISEGKEG
- a CDS encoding branched-chain amino acid ABC transporter permease, coding for MEAFIQQLINGLSVGSVYALIALGYTMVYGIIKLINFAHGDIYMIGAFVSYFMFLNLKLNIFVTLALTMFVTAFLGVVIEKVAYKPLRNSPRITALITAIAMSYLLQNIMIYVVGPEARSFPQIVQNKTYTLGNISINQMEIWLLGTSLVLMVLLQLIVQKTKMGKAMRAVSIDAKAAELMGINPNTIISFTFLLGSALAGAGGLLVGMYYNTIDPMMGATPGLKAFVAAVFGGIGVIPGAMVGGLLIGIIEVMISAYGNSMIRDAVVYLILILILLIRPSGLLGKSNKEKV
- a CDS encoding ABC transporter substrate-binding protein, whose product is MKMKKWFFGVMSFSTLFITACSSGRGGEEGNSAEEDEAINIGSMFELTGSASAYGNTQANAVQMAADEINEDGGIDGQEINIEEYDTQSDEAEASSVATRLSTRDNAVAMIGPALTGPMQAAIPNADEAQVPLISPSATDDDVLTDEDGGVHPYAYRTGFTNSFQGGALATFANDDLDASKAVILGDNSSDYATGLTEEFTEAFDGEIVSVENFSEGQNDFNAELTNIEQTDFDVIFVPGYYEEGGPIINQAREMGIDEPILGPDGFGNDVIYDLASEENMDNIYHTSHFVLTSDDPDTQDFVSNYRENFDTDPDMFAGLAYDTVYLVKQAIEETGSTNSADINAGLENIEDFAGITGTFSFDEMHDPIKTVSIIEVQEGEEVGTSEVEPDIE
- a CDS encoding Rid family hydrolase; this encodes MTDVKFTNQQPEDDYAQAVRMDDRVEIAGQGGWDSDFNFPDDLRAEIRQAFENIASVLAEMDSSWEHVVHVNSYHVGLAGHQDEMNETMGALFREYMPHHKPVWTNVGVTALGHSRMRVEIRVTAID
- a CDS encoding TrkH family potassium uptake protein, translated to MKKTHLTIFQTISLGFASLILSGAGVLMLPISSRGGEITPFIDSLFTATSAVCVTGLTTLTTSEHWTFFGQAVILLLIEIGGLGFMSIPVFFFVLSKRKISLSTRMVLQESINSDRLSGEVRSILNIIKIATAIQTLGVILLAIRFVPLFGWKKGLWYSLFHAVSSFCNAGFDLFGNSLIGFQNDPWVLTVIGCLIIAGGLGFFVWSDLLLLRFKRKQHLSLHSKIALWMTASLLIIGTLSFFITEYNNLEFSTGTFDKRIFNTIFMAVTPRTAGFYSTDYFSMTHAGLMMTMILMFIGGTSGSTAGGLKTTTFGVLLIKIHSTFKGRSQAEFRGRMIKEGTVTRAFILFFLFLSTVILSTMILSVTEVVPDVNGLGLEYIVFEVISAIGTVGLTMGLTPDLTFIGKVIILLLMFIGRVGVMTVFFSLIVRANQREAKFKYPEETVIIG
- a CDS encoding OsmC family protein translates to MAIETTKAEVTLESGVRVSCKSRGFEITLDEPKSSGGTNEGMNPVEAMLNSLGACLTIVAKTFARAKKINLKSFKVDLEGELDPDGYMGKNPNAKKGFSKIKTTFYVEADNTEEEIKDFIDFVNHTCPVHDTIVNTPAFETEIVTK
- a CDS encoding addiction module antitoxin encodes the protein MIIQERKLRKVGNSVVVALSKDLLESIGVKETDTVYVDEDKLKEIIVKKEEKDEHQKGLEMAMAKSVQKHDKLYKSLVTK
- a CDS encoding type II toxin-antitoxin system Phd/YefM family antitoxin, with translation MGQKSMNPSLARKNFYRLLKEVNEDHRAVEIIDEQNENNAVLVSLEYWRSIQETLYLEETGVLNQIREREQGPSEFIDVNNIEWQEL
- the mazE gene encoding type II toxin-antitoxin system PemI/MazE family antitoxin, with product MITLAKKFNVSEGQEFYIMQEKDGTISLIPKVEDYFADVKKGEFIDDEDRLAQEFIINYFRFY